The sequence ATTCGTTGTTGGTGACAGCAACCGGATGGCATCAGCAGCCGCCTTAGCCGTAGCTGAAGCCCCCGGTAAGACATCATTTAACCCCCTTGTAATCTACGGGGGAACCGGACTTGGCAAAACTCATCTTCTTCAGGCTATTGGAAGTTTCGCACAAACAGAGATAACAGCGGAAAATGTGACATATCTTACAAGTGAAGAATTCACAAATCAGTACATAAACTATGTTATCAACAAAAAAGATTCTACCTCTTTTTACCGTAAATTCGCCAAAGTAGATCTTCTGCTGATCGATGACATTCAGTTTTTCAGCGGCAAGCCCGGTACCCAGAAGGAGTTCTTCCGCATTTTTAACAAACTTCTTCTTGAAAACAAACAGATCGTGCTCTCCTCAGACCGCCAGCCAGATAAAATTCCCGATATGATGGATCATATCATCAACAGGTTTATGGGCGGACTTATCACCGACATCCAGCCGCCAAACCTCGAGACCCGGATGGCGATCCTGAGAAAAAAAGCTGAAATCGATGGGCTTTGCCTTCCCGATGAGGTCGTTCAGTTCATAGCCGGACACATCACATCAAATATAAGAGAACTTGAAGGCACTCTCATCAAACTGATCGCATCCTCATCCTTTACAGGAAGAGATATCACGCTGGATGTGGCCAGAGAATTGTGCGGAGATGCGATTTCAAGGAAAGGTGAAAAAGTTTCTGTGAAATATATTCAGCAGAAAACTGCTGAGGCATTCGGTATAAGCCCCAATCAGCTTTCCGCACACACAAGGAAGCGCGACGTCAGCCTTCCCAGGTCTGTTGCCATGTATCTCTGCAAAAAGTGGACAAAACAGTCCCTGCGAAGCATAGGTCTGGATTTCGGCGGAAGAGATTACTCCACAGTCATACATTCATTTAAGAAAATCGAAGCCAATCTGAAAGAGAACCAGGACTTAAGGCAGAAGGTCGAGATGATCGAGGAACAGATAAAGCCGCTGCTTTAATCCAGGGAGCAGCACTTATTTCACCTCAGTGTACAAGAAAGATTTCTCCTCGAGACTGTCGAAATGACATCGAGAAAATTACGGGGAAAGCACGACTACTCAAGAGAACGATTTCACTGCTTCTTCAAGGGTATCGAAGCTTTCGATTTTCTTATGCAGATTTGTAATTACAAGTAAATTACTGATCAGGTGGTTCGCGAGCGCTAATTTAAGATCGCCTTTCAGTTCAGAGACTCTGTTTTTTATATCCACTATTACCGCCAGTCCCATGCTGCTGAGATAATTGACAGCAACCAGGTTGATTACAAGCTTGTGTTTACCATTGTCAACAAGATCGTGCAGTCTGGTTCTCAGAACCGCGATATTCTCCTGAAGAACATTGCCATCGATGATAACCTCAGTTATCTCTCCCAACTCATGAATTATCAGTTTCATATTCCTTTTCCATTGTTATATTCCCTTTTTCTTTATGATTACCTAATTCTATTTCTCCGGCTTTGATCAATTTCAAGAACACCTCTACAATTTCAGGGGCAAACTGAGTTCCGCTCCCACTCTTTAACTCCTCTACAGTCTCAGTGAAATGGAGCCTCTTTTTGTATGTTCTCCCCGAAATCATGGCATCGAAGGCATCGGCAACTGCGATTATTCGCGCACCGGCCGGGATCTCCCGTCCGCGAAGCCCGTGAGGATATCCGGAACCATCGTATCGCTCATGATGATGGAGGATGTAAGGGATCTCCTTTTCCAGAAACTTGAGATCCTTGAGCATGTTTACAGCAATATCCGGATGTCTCTTGAGGATTTCATATTCTCTCGATGTCAACTCTTCCGTTTTCACCAGGGTTTCATTCCTGATGCTTATTTTTCCGATATCATGCAGAAGAGCCGCGTTTCTTATCACCTCGATCTCCTGCTCCGGGAGATTCAGATACCTGGCGATCTTCACAGAGTACTCAGCCACCTTCTTCGAATGCTCCCTTGCAAACGGGTCTTTGGCATCAACAGCCCGGATCAGCTCATCGATAGATTCCATGTAGGTGTTTCTAACCTTCTGTGAGATCTCCTGAAGTTTGCTTTTCAGTTCCTGAATTCCGCTTCTGTCAATAGTTTTCTCTTCCTGTGAATCGAAATCCTTCCAGACACGTATGAGGTTTCTTCCCTCCTTTTTTGCCTGGTAAAGAGCAGTATCAGCCCTCTCTATCAACTCCTGCTTTGTTTTGATATCATTGCGGTACTCCGCGATCCCGATACTCACAGTAACATGTACATTGCGGTTATCATTCTGAAAAACATAGCTGTCAATTGCAGAATGAAGTTTACTGGCAAAAATCAGGGCATTCTCTGCCTTCTGGTTGGAGATAATCAGGAATTCCTCTCCCCCGTATCTTCCACAGATATCAACTTCCCGTGATTTTGTTTTCATTATTGTAGCAAGCTGCCGCAGGACAAAATCCCCGAACTGGTGTCCATAGGTATCGTTTATGATCTTGAAATGATCGACATCGATAAGCATACAGGACAGCTCGCCGCCATAGCGGTGTACCCGTTTGAATTCGAAATCAAAGCGTTCCTGTAAAAAGCGATGATTGTAAAGCCCTGTCAGCCCGTCGGTGATTGAAAGCTCGACCAGTTGCTTGTTTTTCCGGTCAAGCTCCTCCATCAGCACCTTCTCGGAAGCCAGCGCGAGACGCAGATCATCGAGAGCCTTGTTTAGCTGCTTCTCTGCGAGTTTTCTTTCCGTAATATCGGTGAGAGAACCAGCTATTCGTACCGGCCGTCCCCACTTGTCCCGCAAGGCGGTACCCCTTACCTGAACCCATCTGTAACTGCCGTTTTTATGCTGTATTCTGTGTTCATTCTCGAAATATTGTGTCTTGCCATCGAGATGGTCCTGGAGTTTTTTCCTGACTTTCTTTATATCGGATGCATGAATTCTCAAAAACCATTCATCTATCCTGTTCTCTATCTGGTTGCTCCTGAATCCAAAAGTCGATTTCCATTGATCGCAGAAATAGATCTCATCGGTGAGCAGATTCCAGTCCCATACCCCGTTTTTACTCCCGCGGATCGCCAGTGAATATCTCTCCTCACTTGCACGTAACGAATCCTCCGCACATTTACGAGCAGTAATGTCTCTAAGCGATAGCAGCTTGGCAGACACACCATCCCAGATAGTCTCTACAGTCCTTGCCTCCAGTACTCTGCCGGAGCCGCGCTTACCGTCAATCCTGATTTCAAATGTATTTCCGGATCTCACCGGAAAAGGGAACACTCCTGTTTTCTCCTCTCCGATACTCAGCATTTCCAGGGCGGCAGGATTGATAAAGAGTATCTTCTTGCGCTTATCAATGATGACTACCCCATCTTTAGAACTGAGGATTACATTCAGAAAACGAGCTTCTGTGTGCTGAAATTCCCTGATATTCTCCTGCAAGCCCCGGGATGTGCTTCGTTGCTCATCAGCCATGAAAACCGCATTGATAAGGAGAGAACTGCTGAGGCTCGCTTTGATAAGACACTGGATACAGGGGACACCCAGAGAGGGGATATCTGCCCTGGATTCGACCAGTCCGATTACAGGGGGTGCATTTTCCGTTTTTAAAATCTTCAGCAGTGAGTTTCTTTTCAGGCCGTCTGAAGGCGGGCTCAACAGTATAACATCGAACTGTTTCTGTTCCAGTTTCTGTTTAATAAAGGATGGCGTACAGGAGCGAGTTACACTGAACCTGCGATCGCTCCCGTTTTCTGAAAGTAAAGAGCGGATACGAGAGGCATCAGCAGCCTTCTCATCTATTACCAGGATCCTTGTAGCGGGATTCTTCCGGGGACTGTCGGGTTTATTGATTATCAAGAATTCTCTCCGTCATCAACTACTACGGAGATTTTACAACACCTGCACGCAGCCCGTCAACAGCCCCCTTTATTTTCTC is a genomic window of Fibrobacter sp. containing:
- a CDS encoding STAS domain-containing protein is translated as MKLIIHELGEITEVIIDGNVLQENIAVLRTRLHDLVDNGKHKLVINLVAVNYLSSMGLAVIVDIKNRVSELKGDLKLALANHLISNLLVITNLHKKIESFDTLEEAVKSFS
- the dnaA gene encoding chromosomal replication initiator protein DnaA — protein: MLANNLSDEFSTTSPWPDCLRKIQEKVGPASYETWFRTTDLFLSSDGQAKIQVPNQFFADFIEEHFASLIKEVLTEADIQFSSLSFVPIQKDWKIVQPLSKELVEAQSRKIPHTAEKREQFHPNYTFDKFVVGDSNRMASAAALAVAEAPGKTSFNPLVIYGGTGLGKTHLLQAIGSFAQTEITAENVTYLTSEEFTNQYINYVINKKDSTSFYRKFAKVDLLLIDDIQFFSGKPGTQKEFFRIFNKLLLENKQIVLSSDRQPDKIPDMMDHIINRFMGGLITDIQPPNLETRMAILRKKAEIDGLCLPDEVVQFIAGHITSNIRELEGTLIKLIASSSFTGRDITLDVARELCGDAISRKGEKVSVKYIQQKTAEAFGISPNQLSAHTRKRDVSLPRSVAMYLCKKWTKQSLRSIGLDFGGRDYSTVIHSFKKIEANLKENQDLRQKVEMIEEQIKPLL
- a CDS encoding diguanylate cyclase, with translation MIINKPDSPRKNPATRILVIDEKAADASRIRSLLSENGSDRRFSVTRSCTPSFIKQKLEQKQFDVILLSPPSDGLKRNSLLKILKTENAPPVIGLVESRADIPSLGVPCIQCLIKASLSSSLLINAVFMADEQRSTSRGLQENIREFQHTEARFLNVILSSKDGVVIIDKRKKILFINPAALEMLSIGEEKTGVFPFPVRSGNTFEIRIDGKRGSGRVLEARTVETIWDGVSAKLLSLRDITARKCAEDSLRASEERYSLAIRGSKNGVWDWNLLTDEIYFCDQWKSTFGFRSNQIENRIDEWFLRIHASDIKKVRKKLQDHLDGKTQYFENEHRIQHKNGSYRWVQVRGTALRDKWGRPVRIAGSLTDITERKLAEKQLNKALDDLRLALASEKVLMEELDRKNKQLVELSITDGLTGLYNHRFLQERFDFEFKRVHRYGGELSCMLIDVDHFKIINDTYGHQFGDFVLRQLATIMKTKSREVDICGRYGGEEFLIISNQKAENALIFASKLHSAIDSYVFQNDNRNVHVTVSIGIAEYRNDIKTKQELIERADTALYQAKKEGRNLIRVWKDFDSQEEKTIDRSGIQELKSKLQEISQKVRNTYMESIDELIRAVDAKDPFAREHSKKVAEYSVKIARYLNLPEQEIEVIRNAALLHDIGKISIRNETLVKTEELTSREYEILKRHPDIAVNMLKDLKFLEKEIPYILHHHERYDGSGYPHGLRGREIPAGARIIAVADAFDAMISGRTYKKRLHFTETVEELKSGSGTQFAPEIVEVFLKLIKAGEIELGNHKEKGNITMEKEYETDNS